The Streptomyces sp. HUAS CB01 genome has a segment encoding these proteins:
- a CDS encoding TerD family protein, with protein sequence MSSLSKGLRKVQVTLKWDPSPIGAAAHDLDIVAATYTADAPHGTPAYLVHFASRSPDGTITLDRDSRTGQGFGADEVMTLELERLATAYARVVVGVVIQQRNAEKSFSDIPNTGVRILDGPVELASDDFSGVPDASAATIAEFTRDDDGAWQLRPFLRGFSADPAEFATLMGTPPA encoded by the coding sequence GTGAGCAGTCTCAGCAAAGGGCTCCGGAAGGTCCAGGTGACGCTCAAGTGGGACCCCAGCCCCATCGGAGCCGCCGCCCACGACCTCGACATCGTGGCCGCCACGTACACGGCGGACGCCCCGCACGGCACGCCCGCCTATCTCGTGCACTTCGCCAGCCGCTCACCCGACGGCACGATCACCCTCGACAGGGACAGCCGCACCGGCCAGGGCTTCGGCGCGGACGAGGTCATGACCCTCGAACTCGAGCGGCTCGCGACGGCCTACGCGAGGGTCGTGGTCGGCGTCGTCATCCAGCAGCGGAACGCGGAGAAGTCCTTCTCCGACATCCCGAACACCGGAGTCCGGATACTCGACGGCCCGGTGGAGCTCGCGAGCGACGACTTCTCGGGCGTCCCGGACGCCTCGGCCGCGACGATCGCGGAGTTCACCCGCGACGACGACGGGGCGTGGCAACTGCGCCCGTTCCTGCGTGGTTTCAGCGCGGACCCGGCCGAGTTCGCCACTCTGATGGGTACGCCGCCGGCCTGA
- the lexA gene encoding transcriptional repressor LexA, with amino-acid sequence MTTTADSATITAQDRSQNRFEPVHAMNDAATTPEGAEPARPARSLPGRPPGIRADSSGLTDRQRRVIEVIRDSVQRRGYPPSMREIGQAVGLSSTSSVAHQLMALERKGFLRRDPHRPRAYEVRGSDQPTTQPTDTTGKPAASYVPLVGRIAAGGPILAEESVEDVFPLPRQLVGDGELFVLKVVGDSMIEAAICDGDWVTVRRQPVAENGDIVAAMLDGEATVKRFKREDGHVWLLPHNAAYQPIPGDEATILGKVVAVLRRV; translated from the coding sequence GTGACCACCACCGCTGACAGTGCCACCATCACTGCCCAGGACCGCTCCCAGAACCGATTCGAGCCGGTGCATGCCATGAATGACGCAGCCACGACCCCGGAGGGCGCAGAGCCCGCGCGCCCCGCTCGTTCGCTGCCCGGTCGACCTCCGGGGATCCGCGCGGACAGCTCCGGTCTCACGGACCGCCAGCGCAGGGTCATCGAGGTCATCCGCGACTCGGTGCAGCGCCGTGGGTACCCGCCGTCGATGCGCGAGATCGGCCAGGCGGTGGGCCTCTCCAGCACGTCGTCGGTCGCCCACCAGCTCATGGCCCTGGAGCGGAAGGGCTTCCTCCGCCGCGACCCGCACCGCCCCCGGGCGTACGAGGTGCGCGGCTCCGACCAGCCGACCACACAGCCCACGGACACGACGGGCAAGCCCGCGGCCTCGTACGTGCCGCTCGTCGGCCGGATCGCCGCCGGTGGCCCCATCCTCGCCGAGGAGTCGGTCGAGGACGTCTTCCCCCTCCCCCGGCAGCTGGTCGGCGACGGAGAGCTGTTCGTCCTGAAGGTCGTCGGTGACTCGATGATCGAGGCCGCGATCTGTGACGGCGACTGGGTCACCGTCCGCCGTCAGCCGGTCGCCGAGAACGGCGACATCGTCGCGGCGATGCTGGACGGCGAGGCCACCGTCAAGCGCTTCAAGCGCGAGGACGGCCATGTATGGCTCCTCCCGCACAACGCCGCCTATCAGCCGATCCCCGGCGACGAGGCGACGATCCTCGGCAAGGTGGTGGCGGTGCTTCGGCGGGTGTGA
- the nrdR gene encoding transcriptional regulator NrdR: MHCPFCRHPDSRVVDSRTTDDGTSIRRRRQCPDCSRRFTTVETASLMVIKRSGVTEPFSRNKVISGVRKACQGRPVTEDALAQLGQRVEEAVRATGSAELTTHDVGLAILGPLQELDLVAYLRFASVYRAFDSLEDFEAAIAELREQRPPAEESGPGGTHEVPEPARAAD; this comes from the coding sequence ATGCACTGCCCCTTCTGCAGGCACCCTGACAGTCGTGTCGTCGACAGTCGGACCACCGACGACGGCACGTCGATCCGACGCCGCCGCCAGTGCCCCGACTGCTCCCGTCGTTTCACGACGGTCGAGACGGCGTCGCTGATGGTGATCAAGCGCAGCGGGGTGACCGAGCCCTTCAGCCGCAACAAGGTCATCTCCGGCGTGCGCAAGGCGTGCCAGGGGCGGCCCGTCACCGAGGACGCCCTCGCCCAGCTCGGCCAGCGGGTCGAGGAGGCGGTGCGCGCCACCGGCAGCGCCGAGCTGACCACCCACGACGTGGGTCTGGCCATACTCGGCCCCTTGCAGGAGCTCGACCTCGTCGCGTACCTGCGCTTCGCATCCGTGTACCGAGCGTTCGACTCGCTCGAGGACTTCGAGGCCGCCATCGCGGAGCTCCGTGAGCAGCGGCCACCCGCAGAGGAGAGCGGGCCCGGGGGGACCCACGAGGTCCCCGAGCCCGCCAGAGCCGCCGACTGA
- a CDS encoding vitamin B12-dependent ribonucleotide reductase, whose amino-acid sequence MTETTSGPARGSRAKGSKAAAARQGLRVERVHTTPGVHPYDEVAWERRDVVMTNWRDGSVNFEQRGVEFPDFWSVNAVNIVTSKYFRGAVGTPQREVSLKQLIDRIVKTYRKAGEDHAYFASPADAEIFEHELAYALLHQIFSFNSPVWFNVGTPQPQQVSACFILSVDDSMESILDWYKEEGMIFKGGSGAGLNLSRIRSSKELLSSGGNASGPVSFMRGADASAGTIKSGGATRRAAKMVILDVDHPDVEDFIETKVKEEEKIRALRDAGFDMDLGGDDITSVQYQNANNSVRVNDEFMKAVEAGGKFGLRARMTGEVIEEVDAKSLFRKMAQAAWACADPGIQYDDTINHWHTCPESGRINGSNPCSEYMHLDNTSCNLASLNLMKFLKDDGKGHQSFDVDRFQKVVELVITAMDISICFADFPTQKIGENTRAFRQLGIGYANLGALLMATGHAYDSDGGRALAGAITSLMTGTSYRRSAELAAVVGPYEGYARNAEPHQRVMKQHADANGAAVRMDDLDTPVWAAATEAWQDVIRLGAKNGFRNAQASVIAPTGTIGLAMSCDTTGLEPDLALVKFKKLVGGGSMQIVNGTVPQALRRLGYQEEQIEAIVAHISEHGNVIDAPGLKTEHYEVFDCAMGERAISPMGHVRMMAAIQPWISGALSKTVNMPESATVEEVEEIYFEAWKMGVKALAIYRDNCKVGQPLSAKKKEEKKAEITEKAEETIRSAVEKVVEYRPVRKRLPKGRPGITTSFTVGGAEGYMTANSYPDDGLGEVFLKMSKQGSTLAGMMDAFSIAVSVGLQYGVPLETYVSKFTNMRFEPAGMTDDPDVRMAQSIVDYIFRRLALDFLPFETRSALGIHSAEERQRHLETGSYEPADDEVDVEGLAQSAPRQQESLKPVSEPKAETPAPKQAHTSAELVEMQLGISADAPLCFSCGTKMQRAGSCYICEGCGSTSGCS is encoded by the coding sequence ATGACAGAGACGACGAGCGGCCCGGCACGAGGCTCCCGAGCCAAGGGATCCAAGGCTGCCGCGGCCCGGCAGGGCCTGCGTGTCGAGCGCGTCCACACCACCCCCGGCGTGCACCCGTACGACGAGGTGGCCTGGGAGCGCCGTGACGTCGTCATGACCAACTGGCGCGACGGCTCGGTCAACTTCGAGCAGCGTGGCGTCGAGTTCCCCGACTTCTGGTCGGTGAACGCGGTCAACATCGTCACCAGCAAGTACTTCCGCGGGGCGGTCGGCACCCCGCAGCGCGAGGTGAGCCTGAAGCAGCTCATCGACCGCATCGTGAAGACGTACCGCAAGGCCGGCGAGGACCACGCGTACTTCGCCTCGCCCGCCGATGCGGAGATCTTCGAGCACGAGCTGGCGTACGCCCTCCTGCACCAGATCTTCAGCTTCAACTCGCCGGTGTGGTTCAACGTCGGCACGCCCCAGCCGCAGCAGGTCTCCGCCTGCTTCATCCTGTCCGTCGACGACTCCATGGAGTCGATCCTCGACTGGTACAAGGAAGAGGGCATGATCTTCAAGGGCGGTTCCGGCGCCGGCCTGAACCTCTCCCGGATCCGCTCCTCCAAGGAACTGCTGTCCTCGGGCGGCAACGCCTCCGGACCGGTCTCCTTCATGCGCGGTGCCGACGCCTCCGCCGGAACGATCAAGTCCGGTGGCGCCACCCGGCGGGCCGCCAAGATGGTCATCCTCGACGTCGACCACCCCGACGTCGAGGACTTCATCGAGACCAAGGTCAAGGAGGAGGAGAAGATCCGCGCGCTGCGCGACGCGGGCTTCGACATGGACCTGGGCGGCGACGACATCACGTCCGTCCAGTACCAGAACGCCAACAACTCCGTCCGCGTGAACGACGAGTTCATGAAGGCCGTCGAGGCCGGCGGGAAGTTCGGCCTGCGCGCCCGCATGACCGGCGAGGTCATCGAGGAGGTCGACGCGAAGTCGCTCTTCCGCAAGATGGCCCAGGCCGCGTGGGCCTGCGCCGACCCGGGCATCCAGTACGACGACACCATCAACCACTGGCACACCTGCCCCGAGTCCGGCCGGATCAACGGCTCGAACCCGTGCAGCGAGTACATGCACCTGGACAACACGTCCTGCAACCTGGCCTCGCTGAACCTGATGAAGTTCCTGAAGGACGACGGCAAGGGCCACCAGTCCTTCGACGTCGACCGCTTCCAGAAGGTCGTCGAGCTCGTCATCACGGCGATGGACATCTCCATCTGCTTCGCCGACTTCCCGACCCAGAAGATCGGCGAGAACACCCGGGCCTTCCGCCAGCTCGGCATCGGCTACGCCAACCTGGGCGCCCTGCTGATGGCGACCGGCCACGCGTACGACTCCGACGGCGGCCGCGCCCTGGCCGGTGCCATCACGTCGCTGATGACGGGCACCTCCTACCGGCGCTCCGCCGAGCTCGCCGCGGTCGTCGGCCCGTACGAGGGCTACGCCCGCAACGCCGAGCCGCACCAGCGGGTGATGAAGCAGCACGCCGACGCCAACGGCGCGGCCGTCCGCATGGACGACCTGGACACCCCCGTCTGGGCCGCGGCCACCGAGGCCTGGCAGGACGTGATCCGCCTCGGCGCGAAGAACGGTTTCCGCAACGCGCAGGCCTCCGTCATCGCCCCGACCGGCACCATCGGTCTCGCGATGTCCTGCGACACCACCGGCCTGGAGCCCGACCTCGCGCTGGTCAAGTTCAAGAAGCTGGTCGGCGGCGGCTCGATGCAGATCGTCAACGGCACCGTGCCGCAGGCCCTGCGCCGGCTCGGCTACCAGGAAGAGCAGATCGAGGCGATCGTCGCCCACATCTCCGAGCACGGCAACGTGATCGACGCCCCGGGCCTGAAGACCGAGCACTACGAGGTCTTCGACTGCGCGATGGGTGAGCGTGCCATCTCCCCGATGGGCCACGTCCGCATGATGGCCGCGATCCAGCCGTGGATCTCCGGCGCCCTGTCCAAGACGGTCAACATGCCGGAGTCGGCGACCGTCGAGGAGGTCGAGGAGATCTACTTCGAGGCCTGGAAGATGGGCGTCAAGGCCCTCGCGATCTACCGCGACAACTGCAAGGTCGGTCAGCCGCTCTCCGCCAAGAAGAAGGAGGAGAAGAAGGCCGAGATCACCGAGAAGGCCGAGGAGACCATCCGCAGCGCGGTCGAGAAGGTGGTCGAGTACCGTCCGGTCCGCAAGCGCCTCCCGAAGGGCCGGCCCGGCATCACGACCTCCTTCACGGTCGGCGGCGCCGAGGGCTACATGACCGCCAACTCCTACCCGGACGACGGTCTCGGCGAGGTCTTCCTGAAGATGTCGAAGCAGGGCTCCACCCTCGCGGGCATGATGGACGCCTTCTCGATCGCCGTCTCGGTCGGTCTGCAGTACGGCGTGCCGCTGGAGACCTACGTCTCCAAGTTCACGAACATGCGTTTCGAGCCGGCCGGTATGACGGACGACCCGGACGTGCGGATGGCGCAGTCGATCGTCGACTACATCTTCCGCCGCCTGGCACTGGACTTCCTGCCCTTCGAGACCCGCTCGGCGCTCGGCATCCACTCCGCCGAGGAGCGTCAGCGGCACCTGGAGACGGGTTCGTACGAGCCCGCCGACGACGAGGTGGACGTCGAGGGCCTGGCCCAGTCCGCCCCGCGTCAGCAGGAGAGCCTGAAGCCGGTCTCCGAGCCGAAGGCCGAGACCCCGGCGCCGAAGCAGGCGCACACCTCCGCGGAGCTCGTGGAGATGCAGCTCGGCATCAGCGCGGACGCGCCGCTGTGCTTCTCCTGCGGCACGAAGATGCAGCGCGCGGGCTCCTGCTACATCTGCGAGGGCTGCGGCTCGACGAGCGGCTGCAGCTGA